Proteins encoded within one genomic window of Clupea harengus chromosome 10, Ch_v2.0.2, whole genome shotgun sequence:
- the aasdh gene encoding beta-alanine-activating enzyme: MGTLHEMVQEAASAHCNRIAVTFNNGTETGVSTLTYEELLSASNGLTNLFRSSSLQNEHVIGLFCYPDVNLPLWVLSILQLPSAYLPLNPEVPSVQTVRILDRCKLTYCCIQNELFQQFQTDFSGHLTFDICAEWPTQNLTLVRIHGRPSTEDQNNGMKAEKKAQGQEVLSNSVIKTSALMTDCQRQLAYALHTSGTTGQPKIVRVPHCCIVSNIRHLRALFEVTADDVVFLASPLTFDPSVVEMFLALTSGAQLLIVPTVIKRMPSRLAQALFTRHRTTILQATPTLLGRFGRRVLQQEVLSAGSSLRVLALGGEACPSPALLRSWRQEGNCTRIFNLYGTTEVSCWATYHRLSEMDPAHLTTDSVPLGEPLMDTVVEVRDDKGQLVTEGEGQVFIGGQDRVCLLDDEESPVPGTMRATGDWVTIRDAQLFYLGRKDRLVKRHGQQLHLDAVQQVVESLTEVEACAVRFCEGNKLVAFIVPSPSRTEALSTASSAHQGDQDLSKPNKDPVSSSPSTSINHGNPAVSSDDHQRESGGDGAIAPAGLQRSIQRRLSDLLPGHAIPDSLVFIPTLPLTSHGKVALGELKMMYERHRERLRTQKNKLSPDTLRKRLQILWKETLGLSEDVPVGAESNFLLSGGDSLQALRFCDSISVVTGISSAGLLEVVLDGSYSDILSHVTMATFPEELDLDTHVASKRQYSDSNSPIPPKRQIDPFMAVTSIRPVGVALASDTRIVGYVVRRAGEVVKIGHTHASENISTTEKTTKSNWMNTSPSNECVIQQIESAKTALTTPVDKNDENEKPPHMSGPPKNSSDSVPCAASALQTGTSKDSLSLRVRWSSDTGRCVDASPVLLVESVSGAATVFIGSHSHRMQALDLGSGELRWERVLGERLESSAAISACGTLVVVGCYDGQVYFLRVDSGETWWTFETKDAVKSSPAVDPVTGLVIVGSHDGHVYALNPELKSCVWKHHCGGGGVFSSPCLHPTLRLLFAATLQGRLLCLSSATGAPVWTHSGEVPFFSSPCCSSSCVFIGSVDRNISGFSHMGEMLWQFTTNGPVFSSPCVVSAPPASNQRLVCGSHDGCVYSLSCTDGSLLWKFQTAGKLYSSPFAFHRLPGGRQTLVAVASTDGTVWVLNGEDGTVCASLSLPGELFSSPVVWEQTLVLGCRNDYVYCLELTQDPVMKSA; this comes from the exons ATGGGGACCCTACACGAAATGGTGCAGGAGGCTGCTTCTGCTCACTGCAACAGAATAGCTGTCACTTTTAACAATGGCACGGAAACGGGGGTATCGACGCTAACATATGAAGAGCTACTCTCTGCAAGCAACGGATTAACAAACCTTTTTCGATCCTCCAGTTTACAGAACGAACATGTAATTGGACTATTCTGCTATCCCGATGTCAACCTCCCTCTTTGGGTACTGAG TATTCTTCAGCTACCCTCAGCCTATCTGCCACTCAACCCCGAAGTGCCATCTGTACAGACAGTCAGAATCCTTGACCGATGTAAACTGACATACTGTTGCATTCAGAACGAACTCTTTCAG CAATTTCAGACCGATTTCTCTGGCCACCTCACTTTCGACATCTGTGCAGAGTGGCCAACACAGAATTTAACTCTAGTCAGGATACATGGAAGGCCGTCAACTGAGGACCAAAACAATGGAATGAAGGCAGAGAAGAAGGCGCAGGGGCAGGAAGTCCTCTCCAACAGTGTAATCAAGACATCAGCTTTAATGACTGACTGCCAGAGGCAGCTGGCCTATGCTCTGCACACATCTGGCACAACAGGACAGCCTAAGATTGTGAGAGTGCCGCACTGTTGTATAGTGTCCAACATCAGGCATCTCAg GGCCCTTTTTGAAGTGACTGCTGATGATGTTGTTTTCCTGGCCTctcctttgacctttgacccttcagttgtggaaatgttcTTGGCCCTGACGTCTGGAGCTCAGCTGCTTATCGTACCCACAGTCATCAAGAGGATGCCCAGCCGTCTAGCCCAAGCCCTGTTCACGCGCCACCGGACAACAATCTTACAA GCCACGCCCACTCTTCTCGGGCGCTTTGGGAGGCGTGTCTTACAGCAGGAAGTACTCAGTGCTGGCTCCTCCCTGAGGGTTCTTGCTCTTGGAGGTGAGGCTTgtccctcccctgccctcctgAGGAGCTGGAGGCAGGAGGGGAATTGCACACGCATCTTCAATCTCTATGGTACCACAGAGGTGTCCTGCTGGGCAACCTACCATAGACTCTCAGAGATGGACCCTGCCCACTT GACTACGGACTCTGTGCCTCTTGGTGAACCCTTAATGGACACTGTGGTAGAGGTCAGGGATGATAAAGGACAACTGGTCACTGAAGGGGAGGGACAGGTGTTCATTG GTGGGCAAGACAGAGTGTGTCTTCTGGACGATGAAGAGAGCCCTGTTCCAGGAACCATGCGTGCTACAGGGGATTGGGTGACGATACGAGATGCTCAGCTCTTCTACCTTGGCAGGAAGGACCGTCTAGTCAAACGCCACGGCCAGCAGCTTCACCTCGATGCTGTGCAGCAG GTGGTGGAGAGTTTGACTGAAGTTGAAGCCTGTGCTGTGAGATTTTGCGAGGGAAACAAACTAGTTGCCTTCATTGTGCCATCTCCTTCACGCACAGAGGCACTGTCAACGGCCTCCAGCGCTCACCAGGGAGATCAGGACCTCAGCAAACCCAATAAAGATcctgtgtcctcctctccttccacatCCATAAATCATGGAAACCCTGCAGTGTCTTCTGACGATCACCAAAGGGAATCTGGCGGTGATGGTGCCATTGCTCCAGCAGGCCTGCAGAGAAGCATCCAGCGCAGGTTGTCTGACCTTCTGCCTGGTCACGCCATCCCAGACTCTCTGGTGTTCATCCCAACCTTGCCACTCACCTCACACG GTAAGGTGGCCCTTGgggagctgaagatgatgtatgagaggcacagagagcgTTTAAGAACCCAGAAGAATAAACTGTCACCAGACACACTGAGGAAAAGATTGCAGATACTCTGGAAG GAGACGCTTGGTCTGTCTGAAGATGTGCCGGTGGGGGCGGAATCCAACTTCCTGCTGAGCGGAGGAGATTCTCTCCAGGCTCTGCGCTTTTGTGACAGCATTTCCGTTGTCACAGGGATAAGCTCAGCAGGGCTACTGGAGGTTGTACTGGATGGCTCTTACTCAGACATTTTAAGCCATGTCACTATGGCAACATTCCCCGAAGAGCTTGATTTAGACACTCATGTTGCATCCAAGAGACAGTATTCAGATTCCAACTCTCCTATTCCTCCCAAGAGACAGATTGATCCATTCATGGCTGTGACATCAATTAGGCCTGTAGGAGTTGCACTAGCCTCTGACACAAGGATTGTGGGATATGTAGTACGGCGAGCAGGAGAGGTTGTCAAGATTGGTCATACACATGCAAGTGAGAACATAAGTACCACTGAGAAGACTACAAAAAGCAATTGGATGAATACCAGTCCATCAAATGAATGTGTGATACAACAGATAGAATCAGCAAAAACAGCCCTCACTACACCTGTAGATAAGAATGATGAGAACGAAAAGCCTCCTCACATGTCAGGGCCCCCAAAGAACTCAAGTGATTCTGTCCCTTGTGCAGCCTCAGCTTTACAAACAGGCACCTCCAAGGACAGCCTGTCCCTGAGAGTGCGTTGGAGCTCTGACACAGGCAGGTGTGTGGACGCCTCTCCGGTCCTGCTGGTGGAGTCCGTCTCCGGCGCGGCTACAGTCTTCATCGGGTCCCACTCCCACAGGATGCAGGCGCTAGACCTGGGCAGCGGAGAGCTGCGCTGGGAGCGGGTGCTCGGGGAGAGGCTGGAGTCCTCAGCTGCCATCTCTGCCTGTGGGACTCTGGTCGTGGTGG GTTGTTATGACGGACAGGTGTATTTCTTGCGGGTTGACTCGGGAGAGACCTGGTGGACCTTTGAGACAAAGGATGCTGTAAAGAGCAGTCCTGCTGTAGATCCTGTCACTGGCCTGGTGATAGTGGGCTCACATGATGGTCATGTGTATGCCTTAAACCCAGAG tTGAAGAGTTGTGTGTGGAAGCACCATTGCGGTGGGGGTGGAGtgttctcctctccctgcctccacccCACTCTTAGGTTGCTCTTTGCGGCTACGCTACAGGGTCGCCTACTGTGTCTTAGTTCA GCTACTGGCGCCCCTGTGTGGACGCACTCTGGAGAAGTTCCATTCTTTTCCTCCCCCTGCTGTTCCAGCAGCTGTGTCTTCATTGGTTCAGTGGACAGAAACATCTCTGGCTTCAGCCATATGGGTGAAATG CTATGGCAGTTCACCACCAATGGCCCAGTGTTCTCATCACCCTGTGTTGTGTCAGCACCTCCAGCATCCAATCAGCGGCTGGTATGTGGGTCACATGACGGCTGTGTGTACAGCCTGAGCTGCACAGATGGCTCGCTGCTGTGGAAGTTTCAGACCGCAGGGAAGCTGTACTCCAGCCCCTTCGCCTTTCACAGACTCCCAGGAGGACGGCAGACATTGGTGGCCGTCGCCTCGACAGATGGGACAGTCTGGGTCCTAAACGGAGAGGatgggactgtgtgtgcttctctgtctctacctggAGAGCTCTTCTCCTCCCCAGTTGTATGGGAACAGACCCTTGTGTTAGGGTGTCGCAATGACTATGTGTACTGTTTGGAGCTGACACAGGACCCTGTAATGAAGTCCGCATAG